The following coding sequences lie in one Vibrio sp. BS-M-Sm-2 genomic window:
- the rmf gene encoding ribosome modulation factor: protein MKRQKRDRLERAQSQGYKAGLNGRSQEACPYSQMDSRSYWLGGWRDAKDDKQSGLYK from the coding sequence ATGAAGAGACAAAAGCGTGATCGACTAGAACGAGCACAATCTCAAGGCTACAAAGCTGGTTTAAATGGTAGGTCGCAAGAAGCTTGCCCATATAGCCAAATGGATTCTCGGTCTTATTGGTTAGGTGGTTGGCGTGATGCCAAAGATGATAAGCAATCTGGTCTCTATAAATAG
- a CDS encoding AAA family ATPase, with protein MTQVDWRHVTPQYDEYSAQLEQFPDISPFPFSDIQHRFKDALTRFVRLSNLSRVLLVNAPDNSIYRQMIVEPLVTALDDHTLPVIKTESLNAASLFDQVQSKDGKVIATKPGLLARANNGYLIVSASLILANPGSWLLLKSALLGEAVEPISSNPEHLNQSPTLPLTYNIKLIVVGDRAQLGDLDYLDSDIQTGFCLFSEIEQDIKLSEDTLTQYLGYLKWLQQRYELPNITQQALTGILTAGARETEDQSYIPLCPIWHNALLNEALIEADNGEIDIHHIQQAQQHKYNRESYLPERALDDIRDGQVIIETEGEQVGQVNGLTVIDVPGHPISYGEPARISCVIHFGDGDIADVERKAELGGNLHAKGMMIMQAFVSSALNLEDPLPYAASVVFEQSYCEVDGDSASLAELCSLVSALSEYPINQQIAVTGAVDQFGRVQAVGGLNEKIEGFYHVCKHNGLTGEQGVILPRSNLRHLALKPDLIESIKNEEFHIWSVSNVDEAIPLIMNKPFRDDEQESVLSKIAERIENFERHEHPIGIVGRIKNWFV; from the coding sequence ATGACTCAAGTAGATTGGCGACATGTTACGCCTCAGTACGACGAATATAGCGCTCAATTAGAGCAATTCCCTGACATCTCGCCTTTCCCGTTTTCAGATATTCAACATAGATTCAAAGATGCGCTAACCCGCTTTGTTCGCTTGTCTAACCTTTCGCGCGTTTTACTGGTAAATGCTCCGGACAATTCAATCTATCGTCAAATGATTGTTGAACCTCTAGTCACTGCTTTAGATGATCACACTCTGCCGGTTATCAAAACTGAGTCTTTAAATGCTGCCTCTCTGTTTGACCAAGTTCAATCGAAAGACGGTAAGGTTATTGCGACAAAACCTGGCCTACTGGCTAGAGCAAACAACGGTTATCTGATCGTTTCAGCAAGCCTGATCTTGGCAAACCCAGGAAGCTGGTTACTGCTTAAATCTGCGCTGCTTGGTGAAGCTGTAGAGCCTATCAGCAGTAACCCTGAACACTTGAATCAGTCGCCAACCTTACCTCTTACTTACAATATTAAGTTAATTGTAGTTGGAGACAGAGCTCAACTAGGTGACCTTGATTACCTAGACAGCGATATTCAAACCGGTTTTTGCCTATTCAGCGAAATTGAACAGGACATTAAGCTCTCAGAAGACACTCTGACTCAATATCTTGGTTACCTTAAGTGGCTTCAACAACGCTATGAATTACCAAACATCACGCAACAAGCGTTGACTGGCATTCTTACTGCCGGAGCAAGAGAAACCGAAGATCAAAGCTATATCCCACTGTGCCCTATTTGGCACAATGCGTTATTGAACGAAGCTTTGATTGAAGCCGACAATGGTGAGATTGATATTCACCATATCCAGCAAGCTCAACAGCACAAATACAACCGTGAATCTTATCTACCAGAACGCGCCCTTGATGATATTCGTGATGGCCAAGTCATTATCGAAACTGAAGGTGAACAAGTTGGTCAAGTTAATGGATTGACGGTCATCGATGTACCGGGACACCCAATATCGTATGGTGAACCTGCACGAATTTCCTGTGTTATTCACTTTGGTGATGGTGATATTGCCGATGTTGAGCGCAAAGCCGAGCTGGGTGGTAATCTTCATGCTAAAGGCATGATGATCATGCAAGCATTTGTGAGCAGCGCACTAAACCTTGAAGATCCATTACCATACGCAGCTTCCGTAGTATTTGAGCAGTCTTACTGCGAAGTAGATGGCGATAGTGCTTCTCTTGCGGAGTTGTGTTCTCTGGTTAGTGCTTTGTCTGAATACCCTATCAATCAACAAATTGCGGTTACTGGTGCAGTGGACCAATTTGGTCGTGTACAAGCGGTTGGTGGGCTAAACGAAAAAATCGAAGGCTTCTACCATGTGTGTAAGCACAATGGCTTAACTGGCGAACAAGGCGTGATCCTTCCAAGATCGAATTTAAGGCACCTTGCACTGAAGCCAGACCTTATTGAAAGCATTAAAAATGAAGAATTCCATATTTGGTCTGTGTCTAATGTAGATGAAGCAATTCCTCTCATTATGAACAAGCCATTTAGAGACGATGAACAAGAAAGCGTTCTGAGCAAAATCGCGGAACGTATTGAAAACTTTGAAAGACATGAGCACCCTATTGGAATTGTTGGACGCATTAAAAACTGGTTTGTCTAG
- a CDS encoding DUF3466 family protein, producing the protein MTCTKFKLTTVAALVFAATNANAALYQVVEVATPSSITGASETFGVAIQPATVTGTESCFTTGTVGNVACGDFKLAGETRDTLEAVSYREEVPFAMDAPFQYIQEFDDFENYCYRELRYSTCESWAQNRWNDTWSKERNDLSYVNAKAFVEGGETFTTRNTVINSLYAKSATEVEPLGVKSEGGIRNNALHTDSVAPAGSSETRAWRAIKASDGKVYNVGSVSEEFDPTDTSEPDKAFASKAAIWDGTTTKQIDWIRSGNAQQGDYFAQGSMRSIVESNSVFYGVGYNTADGNGDLQDMNASVFISKSLDLADSNNTWTTRQISGAEVKSGSSNDDARYSNSVATDINQNLFAVGYSKRNGYVPESGSAGNKIFVVTDAKNPTATYLSGGIFFGGSSGEAKAVNNFNEFVGQIDAETTREVDGSERRHRGFIYPYNVSSSTEARRVDIFNGQAWWLDDLTNGANVDGQDYSDANNYFRVIDATDINDAGVISATAIKCTVGGKAQAYDTTSHNSYCGGAASNAVEEVVAVKLVPIAGATKADIQARSADSEKVDRQGGSLGWLTLTVLGLLGFRRKFK; encoded by the coding sequence ATGACTTGTACTAAATTTAAATTAACAACAGTTGCAGCATTAGTCTTTGCTGCAACTAATGCGAATGCTGCGCTCTACCAAGTAGTAGAAGTTGCCACTCCTAGTTCAATTACGGGTGCTTCAGAAACCTTTGGAGTGGCAATTCAACCAGCGACGGTAACCGGAACAGAAAGTTGTTTTACTACCGGCACTGTTGGTAATGTTGCATGTGGTGACTTTAAACTGGCTGGTGAAACTCGCGATACTCTTGAAGCTGTAAGTTATCGTGAAGAAGTTCCTTTCGCAATGGACGCACCGTTCCAATATATTCAAGAGTTTGATGATTTCGAAAACTATTGTTACCGAGAGTTAAGATATTCTACTTGTGAGAGTTGGGCTCAAAATCGTTGGAATGATACGTGGAGCAAGGAAAGAAATGACTTGAGTTACGTAAATGCCAAAGCCTTTGTTGAAGGTGGTGAGACATTTACGACTCGAAATACTGTCATTAACTCACTATATGCCAAATCTGCGACAGAAGTTGAGCCTTTGGGTGTTAAATCAGAAGGCGGTATCCGTAATAATGCCCTTCATACAGATTCAGTAGCTCCTGCAGGCTCTTCGGAAACTCGTGCATGGCGTGCGATAAAAGCGAGTGACGGCAAAGTTTACAATGTAGGTAGTGTCTCTGAAGAGTTTGATCCGACTGATACATCTGAACCAGATAAGGCCTTTGCTTCTAAAGCCGCTATTTGGGATGGCACCACAACAAAACAAATCGATTGGATACGAAGCGGCAATGCTCAACAGGGAGACTACTTTGCTCAAGGAAGTATGCGCTCAATTGTCGAGTCGAACTCTGTTTTTTACGGTGTAGGCTATAACACAGCAGATGGTAATGGTGATCTACAAGATATGAATGCCTCTGTATTCATCAGTAAATCTTTGGACCTAGCTGATAGCAATAACACATGGACAACTAGACAGATTAGCGGTGCAGAGGTTAAGTCTGGTTCATCGAATGACGATGCTAGATACAGTAACTCCGTTGCGACTGATATTAACCAGAATTTGTTTGCTGTTGGTTATTCTAAGCGTAATGGTTATGTGCCAGAAAGTGGTAGTGCGGGTAACAAGATTTTTGTTGTAACTGATGCTAAAAACCCGACAGCAACGTATTTGTCTGGTGGTATCTTCTTCGGCGGTTCGAGCGGTGAAGCTAAAGCAGTTAACAACTTTAATGAGTTTGTTGGCCAAATAGATGCAGAAACCACTCGTGAGGTTGATGGTAGTGAAAGAAGACACAGAGGCTTTATATATCCTTATAACGTATCTTCATCAACTGAAGCTCGTCGTGTAGACATCTTTAATGGTCAGGCTTGGTGGCTAGATGATCTAACAAATGGTGCAAACGTAGATGGGCAAGATTACTCTGATGCTAACAACTATTTCCGTGTTATTGATGCGACAGATATTAATGATGCTGGTGTAATCTCTGCAACCGCAATTAAGTGTACGGTTGGTGGCAAGGCACAAGCATATGACACAACTTCTCACAACTCATACTGTGGTGGCGCTGCGTCTAACGCGGTAGAAGAGGTGGTAGCCGTTAAACTGGTTCCAATTGCTGGTGCTACTAAAGCTGATATCCAAGCTCGTAGTGCCGATTCAGAAAAAGTTGATCGCCAAGGTGGTAGCCTAGGTTGGTTAACTTTGACTGTGCTTGGTCTGTTAGGGTTCCGCAGAAAATTTAAATAA
- a CDS encoding DUF3634 family protein — translation MMYVILIGAVLVFWLVAVDRPVLKIKFSDGAIEQVKGHLPPSFKHNLQEIGHNNTFKGELKVYAKRSGYNLKFTKDVPKNVQQRIRNVFPHNGFKSKGSKKA, via the coding sequence ATGATGTACGTAATCTTAATCGGTGCGGTATTAGTTTTTTGGTTAGTAGCAGTCGATCGACCGGTATTGAAAATTAAATTTAGCGACGGGGCGATCGAACAAGTTAAAGGGCATCTTCCACCAAGCTTTAAGCACAACCTTCAAGAGATTGGTCATAATAATACCTTTAAAGGTGAGCTAAAAGTGTATGCAAAACGCTCTGGCTATAATCTCAAGTTCACTAAAGATGTGCCTAAAAACGTACAGCAACGTATTCGTAACGTGTTCCCGCATAATGGTTTTAAGTCTAAAGGCTCAAAGAAAGCGTAA
- a CDS encoding ABC transporter ATP-binding protein, whose translation MALLTIHNGQLAFGDHPLLDRADFALQENERVCLVGRNGAGKSTLMKILSGNIIMDDGKMQITQDVVVSRLEQDPPRNEEGTVYDYVAGGLAEIGEQLKIYHDLLDLIGTDPSEKNLNRLTRVQEQLDHANAWRFEDRVSNVLAALKLTAETKLTDLSGGWQRKAALARALVCDPDVLLLDEPTNHLDVATIEWLEGFLKDFRGSIIFISHDRAFIKSMATRIVDLDRGKLSSFPGDYENYLVEKEEALRVEEMQNAEFDKKLAQEEVWIRQGIKARRTRNEGRVRALKKLREERLNRREVQGKAIIQIDDGQRSGKIVFEAENINFGFEGKEIVKDFSFNIMRGDRIALIGPNGCGKSTVLKLLLDQLKPDSGRLHCGTKLEVAYFDQYREILDPEKSVIDNLADGKQEVTVGGRERHALSYLQDFLFSPKRARTPVKALSGGEKNRLLLARIFLKSNNLLILDEPTNDLDIETLELLEDLLANYQGTLLLVSHDRQFVDNTVMTSWIFEGNGVIEEFVGGYHDAQQQRKQALEYRQVEKPSKPEKVVEETPKTAPAKAKPKKLSYKLQRELEALPMRLEELETQIETLQEEVNDPSFFSKSVEQTQPVLDKLSAAEQELEVAFERWEELEALQQES comes from the coding sequence ATGGCATTACTTACAATTCATAATGGGCAATTAGCGTTTGGCGATCACCCATTATTAGATCGTGCGGACTTTGCGCTGCAAGAAAACGAACGTGTGTGTTTGGTAGGGCGCAATGGTGCAGGTAAGTCTACATTGATGAAAATCCTGTCTGGGAACATCATCATGGACGACGGCAAGATGCAAATAACACAAGATGTGGTTGTATCTCGCCTTGAGCAAGATCCACCGCGTAATGAAGAAGGCACCGTTTATGATTACGTTGCTGGTGGCCTAGCGGAAATTGGTGAACAGTTGAAGATCTATCATGATCTTCTGGATCTCATTGGTACTGACCCGAGCGAAAAGAACCTAAACCGTCTTACTCGCGTTCAAGAGCAACTGGATCATGCGAATGCATGGCGCTTTGAAGATCGCGTAAGTAACGTATTAGCGGCACTTAAACTGACTGCTGAAACAAAGCTGACGGATCTATCTGGTGGTTGGCAACGTAAAGCGGCCCTTGCTCGTGCACTTGTATGTGACCCAGACGTTTTACTTCTAGACGAACCGACTAACCACTTGGATGTTGCGACTATTGAATGGTTAGAAGGCTTCCTGAAAGACTTCCGTGGTTCAATTATCTTTATCTCGCATGACCGTGCTTTCATCAAATCGATGGCAACACGCATTGTTGATCTTGATCGCGGCAAACTAAGCTCGTTTCCAGGTGATTACGAAAACTACCTAGTTGAAAAAGAAGAAGCGCTACGTGTTGAAGAGATGCAGAACGCGGAATTCGATAAGAAGCTCGCTCAGGAAGAAGTATGGATTCGTCAGGGTATTAAAGCTCGTCGAACTCGTAACGAAGGCCGTGTACGTGCGCTTAAGAAGCTACGTGAAGAACGTTTGAATCGTCGTGAAGTGCAAGGAAAAGCGATCATCCAAATCGACGATGGCCAGCGTTCAGGCAAGATTGTATTTGAAGCTGAGAACATTAACTTTGGCTTCGAAGGCAAAGAGATTGTTAAAGACTTCAGCTTCAACATTATGCGTGGCGATCGTATCGCTCTTATTGGACCTAACGGTTGTGGTAAGAGTACGGTACTTAAACTGCTTCTTGATCAGCTTAAGCCAGATTCAGGTCGTCTGCATTGCGGTACTAAGCTTGAAGTCGCTTACTTCGACCAATACCGTGAAATCCTAGACCCTGAGAAGTCTGTAATTGATAACCTAGCGGATGGTAAGCAAGAAGTCACTGTAGGCGGCCGAGAGCGTCATGCACTAAGCTACTTACAAGATTTCTTATTCTCTCCAAAACGTGCTCGTACTCCTGTTAAAGCACTATCTGGTGGTGAGAAAAACCGCCTGTTATTAGCTCGTATCTTCCTTAAGTCGAACAACTTATTGATTCTTGATGAACCAACCAACGATCTAGATATCGAAACTTTGGAACTTTTAGAAGATTTGCTTGCCAACTATCAGGGTACGCTTCTTTTAGTGAGCCACGATCGTCAGTTTGTTGATAACACAGTTATGACAAGTTGGATCTTCGAAGGTAACGGTGTGATTGAAGAATTTGTTGGCGGCTATCACGATGCTCAGCAGCAAAGAAAGCAAGCATTAGAGTACCGACAGGTTGAAAAGCCATCAAAGCCTGAGAAAGTAGTTGAGGAAACTCCCAAAACTGCGCCAGCTAAGGCTAAACCTAAGAAGTTATCGTATAAGCTACAACGAGAACTAGAAGCGCTACCAATGCGTTTGGAAGAATTGGAAACTCAAATTGAAACTCTTCAGGAAGAAGTCAACGATCCAAGCTTCTTTTCAAAATCTGTAGAGCAGACACAACCAGTTTTAGATAAGCTATCTGCAGCAGAGCAGGAGCTTGAAGTTGCTTTTGAGCGCTGGGAAGAGCTCGAGGCACTACAACAGGAAAGTTAA
- the matP gene encoding macrodomain Ter protein MatP, whose amino-acid sequence MKYQQLENLECGWKWNYLVKKWKEGESITCHIDSSEADVAVQALLKLEHQPTGVLEWISNNMSLELDNKLKQAIRAKRKRHFNAEQVHTKKKSIDLDYRVWEKLSQRANELGCTLSDAIEYLVSEASRSEQASKTVTSLKEDLSKLLSDDK is encoded by the coding sequence ATGAAATATCAGCAACTTGAAAACTTGGAATGTGGTTGGAAATGGAACTATCTGGTCAAAAAGTGGAAAGAAGGTGAATCGATTACTTGCCATATTGATTCAAGTGAAGCTGACGTTGCTGTTCAAGCCTTATTGAAGCTGGAACACCAGCCTACGGGTGTTCTTGAGTGGATCTCTAACAACATGTCTCTTGAGCTCGATAACAAGCTTAAACAAGCGATCAGAGCTAAGCGAAAACGCCACTTCAATGCTGAACAAGTTCACACCAAAAAGAAATCAATCGACCTTGATTATCGTGTATGGGAAAAGCTATCTCAACGAGCGAACGAGCTAGGTTGTACGCTTTCTGACGCCATCGAGTATTTGGTTAGCGAAGCGTCTCGTAGTGAACAGGCCAGCAAGACAGTGACTAGTCTTAAAGAAGACTTAAGCAAACTCCTTTCTGACGATAAATAA
- the fabA gene encoding bifunctional 3-hydroxydecanoyl-ACP dehydratase/trans-2-decenoyl-ACP isomerase: MQNKRDSYTREELLASSQGELWPQGPQLPAPNMLMMDRITKMSETEGDYGKGLVLAELDITPDLWFFDCHFPGDPVMPGCLGLDAMWQLVGFYLGWVGGEGKGRALGVGEVKFTGQILPTAKKVTYEIHMKRVVNRRLVMGLADGRVLVDGKEIYVAKDLKVGLFQDTSAF; encoded by the coding sequence ATGCAAAACAAACGTGATTCTTACACTCGCGAAGAGCTTCTAGCATCAAGCCAAGGCGAACTATGGCCACAAGGCCCTCAACTACCAGCACCGAACATGCTAATGATGGATCGCATCACTAAGATGTCTGAAACTGAAGGTGATTACGGTAAAGGTTTAGTTCTTGCTGAGCTGGATATTACTCCTGACCTATGGTTCTTCGATTGTCACTTCCCAGGTGACCCTGTAATGCCGGGTTGTCTAGGCCTTGATGCTATGTGGCAGCTTGTTGGCTTCTACCTTGGTTGGGTTGGCGGCGAAGGTAAAGGTCGTGCTCTAGGGGTTGGCGAAGTGAAATTCACTGGTCAAATTCTGCCTACAGCGAAAAAAGTAACTTACGAGATCCACATGAAGCGTGTTGTTAACCGCCGCCTAGTTATGGGCCTTGCGGATGGTCGCGTACTTGTTGATGGCAAAGAGATCTACGTTGCTAAAGATTTGAAAGTTGGCCTTTTCCAAGATACGTCAGCATTCTAA